Sequence from the Castanea sativa cultivar Marrone di Chiusa Pesio chromosome 12, ASM4071231v1 genome:
ctattctatctttcaatcttttttattattattattattattattattattattattattattattattattattattattattttataaaaaacttgTGAATAATGACTATTACGTATATAAGAAGAGTGTGCAATCTACCAAGTGTACTGAATAATTACTCTTATAAATTGCAAATTCTGTATGCCAAATATAAGAAAAGTGTGTGTGCTTTGATATTTCttggaaattattatttttttaaaaacaaacttTGGATCCAATGAGCTTAGTTTAAAACTCTAAATTGCTAATGAATATAAAAGAATCCATTTGTGATTGCTCTCAGAAGTAGAGTTTTAAATTGCTACCGAATACAAAATATggtattatgttttttttttcccctaaagaAAGGCAAGTTGATTATAAAAGTgctttatattataatttaaaaacaaattaatggccaaattttattatacccTAAGGCATTTGTTAGtagataattttaagaaaattttgatgctatttttatgggaaatataaaaagttgtaaaaaaattaattgcctttttatttttccaaaaaaaatttctaaaatattttataaaacaatACTTTTAGAACATATGTTAACTTTTCTcgttttattgttgttgttggatAAGCATTGGTAtcgttttgaaaaaaaaaaaatagtgaatagAAAAGTATATTTATGTCATTTACTAAGTTGGATTTTGCACTAAACAACCCTAACGCTAAAACTCAGAATTCCAACTTCAgcttaaaaatgaaaaggaaaaaaaaagtatttagcAAGATTGTCAAACAAATGacaaattttgttgaaaatgttTATTTGCATGTTTAGAGGTATGGAGGGAGAGGAGAGTACTAAGGAGACGAATAGTTATCTCTTTATCCTaattttggatgttttaaaaattaagtggGGAAAGAGGATTAAATATCTTCAGACCTCAATTTGTTTAGGGCAGGTTTGATAAGGGAatttaaatacaatatttttttttggaaactatAAAATGGTGGATCCTACATTTGAATCTATTGTTTGACTAATGTTTTCGAAATATagtatttagaaaataattttctagtTGTAATTGAAAAAGATGAACTCTATAGATTTGCCCAAACTCTTGTATCCCTTAAATTAAGAAGCttatttttatcacaaaaaaattcttatgtttaaaatttaaaacttatcattacccaaaaaaaaaaaagaaaaagcaaagaaaGGTACATTAGTTCTATTCcctcacatcattttttttagggcctgtttggtaagagtatttacatataatttttgttttgcaatcCATAAAGTAGTGGGTCCCAcacttgaatttattgtttggctaatattttctaaatatagttttaaaaaaactgtATTCTATATTCCTGAgatacaaaaaatgtttttaatgatataattgtaaaaaattgaaaacagtgAACTCCATATATTTGTCCAAATTCatttatctcttaaattaaggagcttatctttatcacaaaaaaattttcatacttcaaatttgaaacttatcataAAAAGTACAAGATGAGCTATATTCCCTTatcattatccacaaaaaaagtaatctatagattctacaagttacttttgtaaatatttttttttaaatcacaaaaatagaaataacctcccaaacaattattttttgttttcaggattttgaaattattcttaaaaGTGGGAATCAAACacgtataatataaaaattattatctaaaaactatttttaagttcaattttttgaattttttttatattgttttgaaaacaaaaacaaaaatctttttaccAATCAAACCCTTAAGTATTTcgaaaattgttcttaaaagtgggagtcaatcatatataatataaaaattattatttgaaaaccttttttacattcaattttttgaaaattatttttatattattttaaaaacaaaaataaaaattctcttaCCAAAGACACTCTTAGATGTTTTaacaattaaaatgaaaaaaaaaatgataagacatcatttaaattgattaaaatgaTAAAcagagcattttttttttccggacaaaagaaaagcaaagtaagtgaatgaagaaatatattaaataaatataaatatcatGTCTTTTATTCATCAgttattttctttgaaaacatagtcaaaaattgaaatagaaaatactactgtattaaatatttaattagtttataatttcataatatcgtatgaaactatataaaaataacataaatatgcgactaaataaaaaattaaaatataaaaaatacttaacATATATAGACATACCTACATcgattaacattttttttttcatttatgatttttgtgtcaaaatttaaaaaaatcttttaaaatcttaaaccaaataaaataaattttgtaataatatTAGGTACATTATTTTTAGAGAATGGAACTATATATTAAGTATTCATattagttttattaaaaaaaagaaaaaaaaaagataaggagTTAATTTAGGAAATAAACCCCAAAAAGGAAAACCCCCACATTGGCTTCCTCAATCCTCACACATCCCTTAAAACAATATCTTGCTACAATGCTTTAAAAAGTgggagaaataataaatatttgcATTCATTTTccatacacttttttttatctcGTAAccgaaatgaaaaaaaaaagttaaatgttttgaaaagtgagaaaataattaaaaaattatattttaataaaataaagtataagATAAAGAACgagtattttgaaaaattgttaattaaaaaaaaaaaagttcttatcCTCAATTATATTTTGAACAATTGAGGCTAACAATGATCTTAGAACAAGATAAtaattgcaaaaaaagaaaaatatgttggAAATTATTACGGCTAGTTATTTGGtggatttgttttgtttaaatttttgttttttttggggatgaaatttaaaattttggttttgataatagagtttgtattttttaattaaagagaaaaaaaaaaattggtgttgTGATATTAAAAAGGAGACGGATTAGAGTGGGGTCGTAGAGAGTAAAAGCGTGCAGTATAGTATAGTAGTCATAGTCAATAGTCGTGTGGTGTGGacctcactcactcactcactcactgtcccttttttttctcttatgtCCGTCCGATATTTCAGCCTAAcgctctcacacacacacactgatACTAAAAACTTCCAAccaggaaagaaaaaaaaaaaaaaaaaaaaatcaacacaaaaccaaaaaaaaaaaaaaaaagagacaaagagaaagagagagagagagagagagagtgagagtcggcgcttttttctttgttttccaaaacaaaataaatagcaCACATCTCAagcatcaccaccaccaccagactcaaaaaagaaaagaaaaaagaaacccacaTAGAGagttgtatttatatatttatatttacagAGAAGAGTGAGGAAATCGATCTTTCAAGTAACGGCTACTTTTGCTGTTGTAGTGTggtagaagaggaagaagaagggctgtggttttttttttgttgttgttgttattgttgaaaatGGATTACAACAATGACAagtaaatctctctctctctttctctctctgattgGGTACTGGGTTtgcatgtttattgtttttcttgAAATGTGTATCTGGGTTTGTtctgaaaaattataatgtaCAATCTTATCTGGGTTTATTATCTTcccccaaatttttattttatttatttttattttgttgggaAAATGCATTTTGCTTgactttctttgattttttagtcaaaagtatttgttttaaaaaaaaaaaaaaaaataactgttGGGTTTATCTTTGAGGGTATAATGAGAATGAGGATGAGATGTGGGCTCTGATTTAATTGGTGggtcattatttatttatttatttttcttttttcttttgctttttctttacTCATTTGTTGGACCTGATTCtgatttgtttgtgtgtttagaTCCAAGTAGAATGCGCATTAGTTTACTTTTAAAAGTATGATTCTGCTGAACGATGCTTCCAATTGTTGTCATTTTACTTTTCTAGTTCTGATTTGTTAGGTGCTCCCATCATGATGCTTGTTTGGGATTTCTCTTTTAAGTCcttgaaatttgttttatttgcaCCTTAAATAGGAGAAAACTATCAATGTAGATTTGGGTCGTGAGCTCCTTAGATTTCTTTCACATTGGCATTAGCATGAACTTAAACTTTTGTGATTTATGCATTTACCTTGTTTAGCTTTAGAAATGTTTATTTATGAACACGGGTTTGCTTTCCTCTTTTCTTGAAATGGTAGTGTTGGGTCATGGAATTGGCATAGGGAGGATTACTGTCTCCAAAAGGATCCCGATAGTGGTAAGTTCTTATTCTGTTTCATAATTTGCTGTTGGTTTGTATACTCAAAGTCGGGATGTTTGAGTTGGTTTGATTGTTTTGAGCAGACATATCTGAATGCCTATGGAATGGAGTGCCTCAGAATGAAGAAGATCTTTCCTACATGCTTGATGAAACAACCCCCATCAAGGCTTGCGGGGATTTGGCTTACCATGTTTCTCATAGTGGTATCTTTTTCCCCTCATCCTTCATTTGATCTCGTTATCTTGTGACATAATCTCGCTTGTATGTCCAATTCAGTGGATGGTgccttattctttattttaataatttgatagttttgtTTTCAGAGAATATGACCAAGGAACCAGAAGAATGTAGAGAGACTTCTTCACAAGTAAAGAGGCGCCGGATGCTACAGTTTAACAGTCAAGCTGTGGATCCTTCCCATGAAGAGAAGTCATCTGCATTCCTAAAATCAATTGAGTGCGGGGTAACTCTTGACTTGTCTTAATTgtcaaatgaaaataatttcacaCGGTTCAATTGATCTATTTGAAATCTGTTTTGAATTTGTGatgtggaaaagaaaaatatttttcaagctCTGGAGCAGAAATCTGATGCACAATAGATAACATATTAGAACTGCTTGATAAATATCTGCATATTTCTATTTTAGTGGAACCTTTTATATTGTTAATTAGGAAAAAGACTGTTATCCACATAATGTGATATTCATTTAGGCTGTAACTCATTTGTAGTAATTATGTAGTATGACTGTGTTAATTATTTAAGTTGTTAAGATTTAAtggatttgtatttttttccctatagGAATTTTGAGTTTGGTATTTTTGTGACCAATATAACTGTTGGAACTAAAACTAGTCCAATACCAGTGTCATGGCACTCAAATTACACTAACTTTACTTCACATTTGCTGAAgatattatcatcatcatcatcattgttgttgttgtaatcaTTTGTTCTATTCTATGTTTAGGAGAGGGAGGATTCAATTGAAGAGATTTTCCCTGAAACATCATATTGGGTTTCTGGGCCTCCAGGTTCATCTCTTGGAATATTTTTCTCTTATGATTATgtactataatttattattcttaGTTTCTAATCTCAATGCAATATATCTTAGGAAATGCATCTGCTTCTGCTTATGAGAGCCTGGATCACTCATCTGAAGAGTGGCTTGCAGAATGCTTTAATGATACTGAGATGAATTTCAGCCCTGATGATATGTATGCTTCTCTGAACTTAAGCTTTTTAGTGTGACCACTAATTTTGTCAATCTGATTCCTTTATTATGTGAGATTTAGGAATTTCTCTGGGGCATCTGATATTCAGTTTGATATTGGAGGTATGTGGGGTTGTTTTTGCCTTGAATATTATGTACCATTGTTTCTTTGTTATCTTCTTTCTATTTTCCCTCTGTGCAccattatttatattattgaatttgtTTTCTCTTGTAGATTTGTGTGACTTCCCACAAGAGTATGAAGCTAATGCGGTCCAACAACAAGTTTCTCGAACCCcgcaaaaaattatttttaaaggtCTTTCTCTGTTCCCATGTTTTCTTGTTGCTTATATTTATTGTTCTCAAAAGATCAATGGATCCTCTTATAACAGTTATCCCTGTGACAATGTGGCAACTATCCCTTTGTTGCTTGGATTTAGTGACCTACTTATGACTAACAACGGTTATGAAACCCTAAGCCAGAAATagggaaaaaacaaataaacaaacaaactaagGTTACAAGAGATTTTAAACATGTGTGCTCTTCAAGTTGATGTCCTTAAGCTTGAGGTTACAACATTATGAGGTGCAGCAAGATTATTATGCCTGGTGTCAATATagatatatacaaaaaataataaaataaaactaactggtTTTGGATCTCTGTTTTGCCTGCATAGGTAGGAAGTCTTACATACGGACTCCAACTAAGTTGGCTGCTTCTGTGGCCTATCCATTTGCCTTCATTAAACCCAGTGGGGCTCATGGAGACGTAACTCTGAAGGAGATAAACCAGCGGATTCTCACTCCACCTccttcaaaatcaaagaaaggTAATGAAGATCCTGCTGCTTCTTACCCTACTTCAGCTTTCTCTGGGAAGCCTGTAGTTGGGAAAACAAAAATCCGCACGGAAGGAGGAAAAGGCAGCATCACAATTATGAGAACCAAAGGCTGAATGCGTAGATAAGTGTTGTTTTGGACACAACTTTTATTGGTCCTACCATCTTGCCTCATTATTAACTGGGGTTGGATTTTGCTGTAATATTCCAGGGCCAATAAAGTATAGAAGTTGAtactgaatttttttgttggacTAGTTCTTGGAAGTCATAAATTATGTCATCGAAGTGTTTGTCTCCAAGTGGTACTTTAGGTGTCAAATAGCTGTTGTTTTTACAATGAGAATCTTGATATCTAATTAGATCCTCTTGTTAATGATTCCCAAGAACAATGTTACATCATCTGAACTTCATATAATGCAGGAAACTTAATTACTGGAATTTATTCCTAGGCTGTGTATTTTAGATGAAATGCAAGGCACAGAACTTTTGTCTTAAATATGCATCGACTGCAGACAGATTCTGAGTTTGTAGCAGCTTTAACtatatttttgaatttgtttttgtttatgttacAAACTGATATGCTGAGTGTGTTTTAACAGTTATAAACATGATAATTTTCTCCTTGTTCCTTTACCTGTGAGATTAATCATCTAAGTATATCACAGagatgtatatatttatatctttaGGATTATCCATCTGTATGTGTACAATTCAGTCATCTTGTTGTCATTTATTCCCTTTCTAAAATGATAGAACTAGACCCAATATTCTTACAAATTCACATGTTCTAGAAATTTGATCTTAGGACCTCCCACAAGAGTGTATATCAAAGTGCTGTTTGATCTACATTTGATGATCTACATTCAGATTATGACTTAGCATCTATTGTTTTATTATGTTGCCTTCATCTCTCCCTCTATAGGAGGGAGGGGAAAGTCTTATATGACGTGtgtttactattttttgttgtaataatgTAGTAATTGAGAAGTTACTTCTTTTGATTTGTTTATGTGGGTGCCCATTTTAGACTTGGACTGGAGGACCAAATGTGCTTAAAATATGGCAAACATGCCTGGCGTGCTTGCTCGCTGTGACAGGCTTTaacggaaaaaagaaaaaaaaagaaaatgaaaggaagaaaaagactGCTCAAAGgcctttattttttgtcaagttCACGTGCTTTCGTCTTTCTATGCCTAATGCCttcaaggttttttttgtgtgtgtgtgtgtgtgtgatgggAATGCCTTCAAGGTTTTAGAACATAGAGGCTGGTTTTGGTATGATGACATTTTATGTCACTTGTGTTTACAATGCTATGGGGTAGTGCGTTGTATTATGTCCCAAAAGCTATGTCCATGTGGGgtacaaaatacaaataagCTAAGCCAAGGAAACTGCAATGTTCCAACCTTTCatccaaataaattaaaaaaaggaaagtgcAATGTGTGGTACTGCTTTGGAGTAAATGTTGGGTAAGTAAATTTACTTTACTTAACTCtattaaaataaagacaaagaTCGATAAGCCTTGTTTGATAGGATTATAGTCAATTTACGCATGGAGCATTGCATCAAGAACGTGTTCAATAGTGATTGCAATCGATCTTTGGTTTAGGTAAAATATAAtgatattatgttttttttttttaaagaagaatatACTTATTATGTTGATCTTACTTATAAGTAAAAAGAAATGGAATGATTTATTGTGTTAAGACGGGCTAACCCATTTTtcattggttaaaaaaaaaaaaaaaacaataatgtgATTTCTTGATTCCATATGTATTTAGATTATATTTTGTCAATAAGTAGGATGTGATAGTCATGGTTTAATTTTGGTAGAATATATTTATTGAATCATTTGTTAGAAGATCATTTTGCATTTCTTATATCCTGCATCATTTAGGAACATGTCAGGTTTATAAGATTTCGACGTTTAATAAAATGATTTAGATCATGACATGTGAAATTTATGTCATGGTAGACTAAGACTTTGGTATGACCAATGTTGTGAGCAACTAATTTCATTTGACAACATATGATTGAATTTTGTTTCAATCGAAATATCTAAAAATTGGAATAAGATCCTCTAGATTTCTTAGGGAACTCTACTAGTAGATTTCTTTAAATCctaaccatttttttataatttgagagTCTAGATTTTGTCATATAAACATTCTactaacaatactcttaaaataataaaataatgttgcaaacaaaacaattaagaatattgttagtggagtgctgacatggcagaatctagactTATAAATCATAAAAGAGTGGCTGggatttaaagaaatttactAGTGGAGTACTCTAGGAAATCTATAGaatctaaaaccctaaaaatctAGCATATTGTCATGAAACTTCAAGCATgtgaaataataatattagcCTTTAAGCATGTGCTCATGCGTGTGCTtagaagcattttttttttcttctataagtTAATAATTTCTATTAATCATAATTCGGAGCTGcaacatttttcaatcacaaaaatacgtAGATGTGTAATAAGATTTATGCGCTtgtgggtgaaataatttttatctatAGAAATCTCATTACACCCCTAGGTATCCTTATGATTGAAGAATGCAGTAACTCCAAATTatgattaatgaaaattattaacctttagaaagaaaaaaaaaatagaagagtctctaAGTTCGTTCGTTTCAATCATTGAAAAACCTAGGACTATGATGAGATTGCACAATAAAATTTACACCCACATAATATACATTGAAAAATAAGATTCTGTAACTCAATGTTCCTCACCACACGGAGTACCACAATGTTGTTGGTTAAGAATTTCCGTGCGATCAAGGCTCCATCATTTAGGATAAAATTTGTGATGCATTAACAAActtgaaataattttaagtaatttttggGTCTCTTTTGAGGAAACTACGCTTATAAACCGAGCcaaaactatcttttttttcCAAGCTTGTTAGTTACTAAAAAGTAATCTATCTTGTCTCTGAAATGAGTTTCTTGTTCTAGCCACTTGTGATGGGATTTGGTCAGTTGGTTTCCATCTAAGTTCTCTTTTAATGtactttttctctctaatttgtGAAATGTACTCTGAATACTTTAGGGACTGTATTTGTAAGTGGTACTCTGAATTCAAAACTTTGTGAATTTGGTGAAAGTGTAGATGGTCTTATGTGTATGATGATAAACTAGGCTTTAGGTACGCCATTGCTTTACTGGTTTTGTTGGAAGTGCTTACAGGTCCTGAGGGCACATTCAATGCAAAAGAGAATTGGAAATCAGCTTCTTGGATTACACTCTAGGAATCAGTTGTGATAACTTATATTCATTGCTTTTGACTTTTTTGTTATGGTTGATAATGTTGTGGGCATCATTTTAGCTGCTAAATTCAATTGGgtcttcaattattttttattttcgaTTGTTTAGAAAATTTGGTATTGGCAATTTGGCACATAATGTGAATTAGAATATAGTGGTAGAAGGTTTTGCAAGTGTTTGTCACAATTGGACATTAATGTAAtggagaacattttttttttttggcatgctTTCTAACATAATTAACTTTACTCCATCTTCTTTATAAAACCTTGACATTGAAGGACTTCTAGGAATATCTATTTGAATGTAAAAATGTTGACTTGTGTCGAGGGTTTGAATGAtctgattatttttattgattagtCTATGAGTTTGTAAACTTTAGAAGCAACACCAAGATCTTTGGGTTCCCACATTAAAGTTCAGAGTTGTCAAAATATGACTTGATTATTGATATTTAGTTATACTATTGGTTGAGGATAATagcaaaaacattttatttttatgcgtAGTATCAGGTAATGTCTAAATTTTGGAGATACTACTGCTATATGTGTTGGGTTTATGCCCTCATTGGATTCTCTGGTCTGACAtattttgattatgtttttatttcatAGATTTGGCTGCTTTTACTTAGTTCCTTTTTCCCCCTTACTAGGGAGATGCAAATAGTGCACTAGAGCAGAAGTCCGACAACAATAGATTAAAGGGAAGAGAGAATCAAGTTATTATCTTTGTGTTTAAGAAattctgttaaaaaaaaagatagtgtGGTTTAAGGATGTTGAGTACTGTTAATTAGAAATCAGATATTCAAAACATTGATAGCTTTAGCTCTTTCATGTCTTGTTTTTTAATTGGGGTTGTTCAGCAATTGATAGTATTAAGTTATGATATTTTGCACTCAATGTTGAactcaaatatttaaaatattagcAAAAATTAAGGTAAATACCAAGTCTTgaattttatttccttattgTTGTTAAATGTTAGAACTcagtataaaaaaaagttaatatttaaaatttgctTGAAATAAAAATCTAATGCATGTCAATTAGATGGTAACTTAGAACATTGATCTTCTATGGATTTCTTTGGCTGATGAAAATTCCGTGGTTCCTTTGGCTTTCCTTAGTGA
This genomic interval carries:
- the LOC142618721 gene encoding protein XRI1 isoform X2 — its product is MDYNNDNVGSWNWHREDYCLQKDPDSDISECLWNGVPQNEEDLSYMLDETTPIKACGDLAYHVSHSENMTKEPEECRETSSQVKRRRMLQFNSQAVDPSHEEKSSAFLKSIECGEREDSIEEIFPETSYWVSGPPGNASASAYESLDHSSEEWLAECFNDTEMNFSPDDMNFSGASDIQFDIGDLCDFPQEYEANAVQQQVSRTPQKIIFKGRKSYIRTPTKLAASVAYPFAFIKPSGAHGDVTLKEINQRILTPPPSKSKKGNEDPAASYPTSAFSGKPVVGKTKIRTEGGKGSITIMRTKG
- the LOC142618721 gene encoding protein XRI1 isoform X1; this encodes MDYNNDNVGSWNWHREDYCLQKDPDSDISECLWNGVPQNEEDLSYMLDETTPIKACGDLAYHVSHSVLFSENMTKEPEECRETSSQVKRRRMLQFNSQAVDPSHEEKSSAFLKSIECGEREDSIEEIFPETSYWVSGPPGNASASAYESLDHSSEEWLAECFNDTEMNFSPDDMNFSGASDIQFDIGDLCDFPQEYEANAVQQQVSRTPQKIIFKGRKSYIRTPTKLAASVAYPFAFIKPSGAHGDVTLKEINQRILTPPPSKSKKGNEDPAASYPTSAFSGKPVVGKTKIRTEGGKGSITIMRTKG